From the bacterium genome, one window contains:
- a CDS encoding dynamin family protein, translating into MQPTDDAVRRAYGVLATSLNEALLETRHALEPHAALLPKGRLGELDGLLAEFARRRVKIAVYGEVKAGKSTLINALAGKELSPVAFDPLTSLPLRITYGSRTVWQVGANRVDTLAELTQIMRAGVRDVAEVVVETEADLLQLGGQVDLVDTPGIGSDERFDAISAEALRALDAVVLVVRYPALFTQATRRLMDGLQADIGKLFVVWNLDADCAELEQGELARHAETLRADVAGAHELYLVDARAAARAQQGRDRDALAASGLSELSDALGRFASSEKRELVALREAGKRAVRWIEEAQAALGQRRAALDAKLAEVRERLSAVQRDAEAKTAAERAKVSDFQAAVDAAGQQRGAALGKAAEALTAALRAARRAWVRSGRGEALAGAVNAAAEAYAAASAAANASALDALRAAAKQYGAVASPAAADRVDVRPGAIAPPERLERARTGSLALLRRALWRRWYLPGLATLEKTGITEAQAAQSAWFESAAKTADTAVRTVLEGRLADIARAAQGEQERIRVETNFLAEEGEQEALAAHLPVLANAKQRIEDVSKEARRVVA; encoded by the coding sequence ATGCAACCAACCGACGACGCCGTCCGCCGCGCCTACGGCGTGCTGGCGACCTCCCTCAACGAAGCGCTCCTCGAGACCCGACACGCCCTGGAGCCGCACGCGGCGCTGTTGCCCAAGGGCCGGCTCGGCGAGCTCGACGGTCTGCTGGCCGAGTTCGCGCGGCGCCGGGTGAAGATCGCCGTGTATGGCGAAGTGAAGGCGGGCAAGTCGACGCTCATCAACGCCCTCGCCGGCAAGGAGCTGTCGCCGGTCGCCTTCGATCCCCTGACCTCGCTGCCGCTGCGCATCACCTACGGCTCGCGCACCGTCTGGCAGGTCGGGGCGAATCGCGTCGACACGCTGGCCGAGCTGACCCAGATCATGCGCGCCGGCGTGCGCGACGTGGCCGAGGTGGTGGTGGAGACCGAGGCCGACCTGCTGCAGCTCGGCGGCCAGGTCGATCTCGTCGACACCCCCGGCATCGGCAGCGACGAGCGCTTCGACGCCATCAGCGCCGAGGCCCTGCGCGCCCTCGACGCGGTCGTCCTGGTGGTGCGCTATCCGGCGCTGTTCACGCAGGCGACGCGCCGCCTGATGGACGGGCTGCAGGCCGACATCGGCAAGCTGTTCGTGGTCTGGAACCTCGATGCCGACTGCGCCGAGCTGGAGCAGGGCGAGCTGGCGCGGCACGCCGAGACCCTGCGCGCCGACGTCGCCGGCGCGCACGAGCTCTACCTGGTCGACGCGCGCGCCGCGGCCCGCGCCCAGCAGGGCCGGGACCGCGACGCGCTGGCGGCGAGCGGGCTGTCCGAGCTCTCCGACGCCCTCGGCCGCTTCGCGTCGTCGGAGAAGCGCGAGCTGGTCGCCCTGCGCGAGGCCGGCAAGCGCGCCGTCCGCTGGATCGAGGAAGCGCAGGCCGCCCTCGGCCAACGCCGCGCCGCGCTCGACGCCAAGCTCGCCGAGGTGCGCGAGCGCCTGAGCGCCGTGCAGCGCGACGCGGAGGCGAAGACCGCCGCCGAGCGCGCCAAGGTGAGCGACTTCCAGGCCGCCGTCGACGCCGCCGGTCAGCAGCGCGGCGCGGCGCTGGGCAAGGCCGCCGAAGCGCTCACGGCGGCGCTGCGCGCCGCCCGTCGCGCCTGGGTGCGCAGCGGGCGCGGTGAAGCCCTGGCGGGCGCCGTCAACGCCGCCGCCGAGGCCTACGCCGCCGCCAGCGCCGCCGCCAATGCGTCGGCGCTCGACGCCCTGCGCGCCGCCGCCAAGCAATACGGCGCCGTCGCCTCGCCCGCGGCCGCCGATCGCGTCGATGTCCGTCCGGGCGCCATCGCGCCGCCCGAGCGCCTGGAGCGCGCCCGCACCGGCAGCCTCGCGCTGCTGCGCCGGGCGCTGTGGCGGCGCTGGTACCTGCCCGGCCTGGCGACGCTCGAGAAGACCGGCATCACCGAGGCGCAGGCGGCGCAGTCGGCCTGGTTCGAGAGCGCGGCGAAGACCGCCGACACCGCCGTCCGCACGGTGCTCGAGGGCCGCCTCGCCGACATCGCCCGCGCCGCCCAGGGCGAGCAGGAGCGCATCCGCGTCGAGACCAACTTCCTCGCCGAGGAGGGCGAGCAGGAGGCGCTCGCCGCGCACCTGCCCGTCCTCGCCAACGCCAAGCAGCGCATCGAGGACGTCAGCAAGGAAGCGCGCCGCGTCGTCGCCTGA
- a CDS encoding DUF547 domain-containing protein, whose protein sequence is MFDWQPWTALLREVVAPDGKVDYDRLRERRDRLDAVVAALGDASPASDPARFPRDEDRLAYWLNAYNAFTLDAILAEYPITSVWKTRDGQFFQRRRHRAGGRAVSLDDVEHEILRGEFREPRIHFAINCGSNGCPALRPAAYVGDGLQATLRQATEQFLASEWNCRIDHAARRIFVSRIFKMYAEDFAGAAATTRDYRLGVLRFVAEHTGEPLQRLAQYEVVYNTYDWGLNDANRRPNIGPIAFHEPVEHYNPGDRELRELHLYEGNFCNRACAFCTIDGSPRGWYRPYDTAVLEQARRSVAADGNIKFYGGEPTLHATAIIDAMAWLRRHGFRGLFTIFSNGVKAERLLAILDSDARSEAVLNYSILHGRDAEPLPAPARAALEDWARAHPNRLFQGYKVLFHAGAGADGRFDRDREADFHGLGRGCVRCFPVLTSAGRFHACPFAAEVDAPHYDLGRVGSDPAAVLDNYRAFRRWIDAVLDPAARARGITSCEMCHRHLDELPVYERAPRR, encoded by the coding sequence ATGTTCGACTGGCAGCCGTGGACCGCGCTGCTGCGTGAGGTCGTCGCGCCCGACGGCAAGGTCGATTACGACCGCCTGCGCGAACGCCGCGATCGCCTGGATGCGGTGGTCGCGGCCCTCGGCGACGCCAGCCCGGCGAGCGATCCGGCGCGCTTCCCGCGCGACGAGGATCGCCTCGCCTACTGGCTGAACGCGTACAACGCCTTCACCCTGGACGCGATCCTCGCCGAGTATCCGATCACCTCGGTGTGGAAGACGCGCGACGGGCAGTTCTTCCAGCGCCGCCGCCACCGCGCCGGCGGCCGCGCCGTCAGTCTCGACGACGTCGAGCACGAGATCCTGCGCGGCGAGTTCCGCGAGCCGCGCATCCACTTCGCCATCAACTGCGGCTCCAACGGCTGCCCGGCGCTGCGCCCGGCGGCCTACGTCGGCGACGGCCTGCAGGCGACGCTCCGCCAGGCCACCGAGCAGTTCCTCGCCAGCGAGTGGAACTGCCGCATCGACCACGCGGCGCGGCGCATCTTCGTGTCCCGGATCTTCAAGATGTACGCCGAGGACTTCGCCGGCGCCGCCGCCACGACGCGCGACTACCGCCTCGGCGTCCTGCGCTTCGTCGCCGAGCACACCGGCGAGCCGCTGCAGCGCCTCGCGCAATACGAGGTCGTCTACAACACGTACGACTGGGGCCTGAACGACGCCAACCGCCGCCCCAACATCGGGCCGATCGCGTTTCACGAGCCGGTCGAACACTACAATCCGGGCGACCGCGAGCTGCGCGAGCTGCACCTGTACGAAGGCAACTTCTGCAACCGCGCCTGCGCCTTCTGCACCATCGACGGCTCGCCGCGGGGCTGGTACCGGCCGTACGACACGGCCGTGCTGGAGCAGGCGCGGCGCAGCGTCGCGGCCGATGGCAACATCAAGTTCTACGGCGGCGAGCCGACCCTGCACGCGACGGCGATCATCGACGCCATGGCCTGGCTGCGCCGCCACGGCTTCCGCGGCCTATTCACCATCTTCTCCAATGGCGTGAAGGCCGAGCGGCTGCTCGCGATCCTCGACAGCGACGCGCGCAGCGAGGCGGTGCTGAACTACTCCATCCTCCACGGCCGCGATGCCGAGCCGCTGCCGGCGCCGGCGCGCGCCGCGCTCGAGGACTGGGCGCGCGCCCATCCGAATCGCCTCTTCCAGGGCTACAAGGTCCTCTTCCACGCCGGCGCCGGCGCCGACGGCCGCTTCGACCGCGACCGCGAGGCCGACTTCCACGGTCTCGGCCGCGGCTGCGTGCGGTGCTTCCCCGTCCTCACCTCGGCCGGTCGCTTCCACGCCTGCCCGTTCGCCGCCGAGGTCGACGCGCCGCACTACGACCTCGGCCGGGTCGGCAGCGATCCCGCCGCCGTGCTCGACAACTACCGCGCCTTCCGCCGCTGGATCGACGCCGTGCTCGATCCCGCGGCGCGCGCCCGCGGCATCACCTCGTGCGAGATGTGCCACCGGCATCTCGACGAGCTGCCGGTGTACGAGCGCGCGCCGCGCCGGTAG
- a CDS encoding ferritin-like domain-containing protein yields the protein MSTLDCLHPEHPIEALRVAQDLTYNWQYDATRAKLMRLYENAKRDQWNSTTRLDWSIDVDPHAELVPDMGIGIYGTDIWDRLTTRERERLRHEGITWQLCQFLHGEQGALLATAQIVDAVPWYEGKQYGATQVMDEARHVEVYRRFVQEKLQHEYPVNPELKTLLDMILSDSRWDFKFLGMQIMVEGLALAAFGVIRDTASNPLLRELTAAVMEDESRHVAFGVLSLREHLADLDERGRVEREDFVYEAAVLMRDRLTNREVWETMGLDADRCVAIALESPIAKEFRRRLFSKIVPNVKSLGLLSDRQRARFAALGILEFEHGTTSDQDQELEEAGRALPN from the coding sequence GTGAGCACCCTCGACTGCCTGCACCCCGAGCACCCCATCGAAGCCCTGCGCGTCGCCCAGGACCTGACCTACAACTGGCAGTACGACGCGACCCGCGCCAAGCTGATGCGTCTCTACGAGAACGCCAAGCGCGATCAGTGGAACTCCACCACCCGGCTCGACTGGTCGATCGACGTCGATCCGCACGCCGAGCTGGTCCCCGACATGGGCATCGGCATCTACGGCACCGACATCTGGGATCGCCTGACGACCCGGGAACGCGAGCGCCTGCGCCACGAGGGCATCACCTGGCAGCTCTGCCAGTTCCTGCACGGCGAGCAGGGCGCGCTGCTGGCGACGGCGCAGATCGTCGACGCCGTGCCCTGGTACGAGGGCAAGCAGTATGGCGCCACGCAGGTGATGGACGAGGCGCGCCACGTCGAGGTGTACCGCCGCTTCGTGCAGGAGAAGCTGCAGCACGAGTACCCGGTGAACCCGGAGCTCAAGACGCTGCTCGACATGATCCTCAGCGACTCGCGCTGGGACTTCAAGTTCCTCGGCATGCAGATCATGGTCGAGGGCCTGGCCCTGGCGGCCTTCGGCGTCATCCGCGACACCGCCAGCAATCCGCTCCTGCGCGAGCTGACGGCGGCGGTGATGGAGGACGAATCGCGCCACGTCGCCTTCGGCGTCCTGTCGCTGCGCGAGCACCTCGCCGACCTCGACGAGCGCGGCCGCGTCGAGCGCGAGGATTTCGTCTACGAAGCCGCCGTCCTGATGCGCGATCGCCTCACCAATCGCGAGGTGTGGGAGACCATGGGGCTCGACGCCGACCGCTGCGTCGCGATCGCCCTCGAGTCGCCGATCGCCAAGGAGTTCCGCCGCCGCCTCTTCTCCAAGATCGTTCCCAACGTGAAGAGCCTCGGCCTGCTCTCCGACCGCCAGCGCGCCCGCTTCGCCGCCCTCGGCATCCTCGAGTTCGAGCACGGCACCACCTCGGACCAGGACCAGGAGTTGGAAGAGGCGGGCCGCGCGCTGCCCAACTGA
- a CDS encoding TetR/AcrR family transcriptional regulator translates to MPNTAAELPTTPHLEWIRPPLQERTRQSLGRLLDVAEKLVAERGFDDTTIADIARAAGASVGGFYRRFRDKQGLLQALHARFCDEARATADAALDPARWTAASTADIVGEFSTFLIAIYRQRAGSFRAFLLAALTDDSVRQRTLELRDHLHRRLAALLADRASALAHPDPARAAAFAIDFLLGTLSQAVQFRQEADPVLDAELPRLFLAYLGVRAD, encoded by the coding sequence ATGCCCAACACGGCCGCTGAGCTCCCGACCACGCCACATCTCGAGTGGATTCGCCCACCGTTGCAGGAGCGCACCCGGCAGAGCCTCGGCCGCCTGCTCGACGTCGCCGAGAAGCTGGTCGCCGAGCGCGGTTTCGACGACACCACCATCGCCGACATCGCCCGCGCCGCCGGCGCCTCGGTCGGCGGCTTCTATCGCCGCTTCCGCGACAAGCAGGGCCTGCTGCAGGCGTTGCACGCCCGCTTCTGCGACGAGGCCCGCGCCACCGCCGACGCGGCGCTCGACCCGGCGCGCTGGACCGCCGCCAGCACCGCCGACATCGTCGGCGAGTTCAGCACCTTCCTGATCGCCATCTACCGCCAGCGCGCCGGCAGCTTCCGCGCCTTCCTGCTCGCGGCGCTGACCGACGACAGCGTCCGCCAGCGGACCCTCGAGCTGCGCGATCATCTGCACCGGCGACTCGCCGCCCTGCTCGCCGATCGCGCCAGTGCGCTCGCCCACCCCGATCCGGCGCGCGCCGCCGCCTTCGCCATCGACTTCCTGCTCGGCACCCTGTCGCAGGCGGTGCAGTTCCGCCAGGAGGCCGATCCGGTGCTCGACGCCGAGCTGCCGCGCCTGTTCCTCGCCTATCTCGGCGTTCGCGCCGACTGA
- a CDS encoding phosphodiester glycosidase family protein codes for MAAAILMHVCLAAAPLRADETVRWQVLEPGLEYAEVASPIRSEDGDSQIRIARIDPTRFSVELFNASATPDGTRRTVREWAEQRHLAAAINAGLYQDDYRTSTSLMRSREHVNNPRLSRHNAVLLFDRREAALPPVQLIDRTCRDLGSVVDRYAGAVQGIRMISCKRANVWTQQDKQWSNAAVGVDEAGRLLFIHMRAPLSTHDFAEALLALPIGLRETMYVEGGPEAQLFVRGGGREIEALGSHGSSGFAALAGSFALPVPNVLGVRRTQ; via the coding sequence ATGGCAGCCGCGATCCTGATGCATGTCTGCCTCGCGGCGGCGCCGTTGCGCGCCGATGAGACGGTGCGGTGGCAGGTGTTGGAACCGGGTCTCGAGTACGCGGAGGTGGCGTCGCCGATCCGGTCCGAGGACGGCGATTCCCAGATCCGCATCGCCCGCATCGACCCGACGCGCTTCAGCGTCGAGCTGTTCAACGCCTCGGCCACCCCGGACGGGACGCGCCGCACGGTGCGCGAATGGGCCGAGCAGCGGCATCTGGCGGCGGCGATCAACGCCGGCCTCTACCAGGACGACTATCGCACCAGCACCTCGCTGATGCGGTCGCGCGAGCACGTCAACAACCCGCGCCTGTCGCGCCACAACGCGGTGCTGCTCTTCGATCGCCGCGAGGCGGCGCTGCCGCCGGTCCAGCTCATCGACCGCACCTGTCGCGATCTCGGCAGCGTCGTCGATCGCTACGCCGGCGCGGTGCAGGGCATCCGCATGATCTCCTGCAAGCGCGCCAACGTCTGGACGCAGCAGGACAAGCAGTGGAGCAATGCCGCGGTCGGCGTCGACGAGGCAGGCCGCCTGCTCTTCATCCACATGCGGGCGCCGCTCAGCACCCACGACTTCGCCGAGGCCCTGCTGGCGCTGCCGATCGGCCTGCGCGAGACGATGTACGTCGAAGGCGGCCCGGAGGCGCAGCTCTTCGTGCGCGGCGGTGGTCGCGAGATCGAAGCCCTCGGCAGCCACGGCAGCAGCGGCTTCGCCGCCCTCGCCGGCTCGTTCGCGCTGCCGGTCCCGAACGTCCTCGGCGTGCGCCGCACTCAGTAG
- a CDS encoding tetratricopeptide repeat protein: MSRFAPSIALFGALALTASGCSLFRRSAPAATAPDILELGAAETVVEPPDPSGEALGHYLAGVLAMNAGDQNEAMSELEAAVAADPTAVPLHQRLAALYIRQGQLADALAHSQDAVRLDPDDVNSRLMLADVLSTLGRDGDAIREYEAVLALDPEQEQARLLLGVLYAKQHDFEQAEATLKFLTRRDPSSFLGHYYLGRVYMAAQDFPRAEEAFKTALRINPNAEPVLVDLGVLYEITNRPDDAIALYQQVLKTNPRREQIRRRLGALYARQRQYNDALAQFRELERNDTDSQDTRTKIGLILLETGEYDRAANEFSLVLGAEPDNARARYYLASTYEQSGDVDRAIAEYERVPPDHEWYVDAQRMIVHLFQQRGQNDAAAAAIEKARKLKPDEEELIDVQAMVLREQGKTPEAIALMEQLVVAHPDNDRYRFTLGALYDESKQRDKGIEQMRRAIELNPDNAPALNYLGYTYAEQGINLDEAESLIRRALAISPNDGFYLDSLGWVAYQRGDYPSAIQYLERAVVLAGDDPTISEHLGDAYLKAGRDGDALRIYRDALSRATEAEQTQRLRGKIDDLQRPREGAS, from the coding sequence ATGTCGCGTTTCGCACCCTCCATTGCGCTGTTCGGCGCTTTGGCCCTCACCGCCTCCGGTTGCTCGCTGTTCCGCCGGTCCGCCCCCGCCGCCACGGCGCCGGACATCCTCGAGCTGGGCGCCGCCGAGACCGTCGTCGAGCCGCCCGATCCCTCGGGCGAGGCGCTCGGGCACTACCTGGCCGGCGTGCTGGCGATGAACGCCGGCGACCAGAACGAGGCGATGAGCGAGCTCGAGGCGGCGGTGGCCGCCGATCCGACCGCCGTGCCGCTGCACCAGCGGCTGGCGGCGCTCTACATCCGCCAGGGCCAGCTCGCCGACGCGCTGGCGCACAGCCAGGACGCGGTGCGCCTCGACCCGGATGACGTCAACAGCCGGCTGATGCTCGCCGACGTGCTGTCGACCCTCGGGCGCGACGGCGACGCGATCCGCGAATACGAGGCCGTCCTGGCGCTCGATCCGGAGCAGGAGCAGGCGCGCCTGCTCCTCGGCGTCCTCTACGCCAAGCAACACGACTTCGAGCAGGCGGAAGCGACGCTGAAGTTCCTCACCCGCCGCGACCCGAGCTCGTTCCTCGGCCACTACTACCTCGGCCGCGTCTACATGGCGGCGCAGGACTTCCCGCGCGCCGAGGAGGCCTTCAAGACGGCGCTGCGCATCAACCCGAACGCCGAGCCGGTGCTGGTCGACCTCGGCGTGCTGTACGAGATCACCAACCGGCCCGACGACGCGATCGCGCTCTACCAGCAGGTGCTGAAGACCAACCCGCGGCGGGAACAGATCCGCCGCCGCCTCGGGGCGCTGTACGCCCGCCAGCGCCAGTACAACGACGCCCTGGCGCAGTTTCGCGAGTTGGAGCGGAACGACACCGATTCGCAGGACACGCGCACCAAGATCGGCCTGATCCTGCTCGAGACCGGCGAGTACGATCGCGCCGCCAACGAGTTCAGCCTCGTGCTGGGCGCCGAGCCGGACAACGCCCGCGCCCGCTACTACCTCGCCTCGACCTACGAGCAGAGCGGCGACGTCGACCGCGCCATCGCCGAGTACGAGCGCGTGCCGCCCGACCACGAGTGGTACGTCGACGCCCAGCGCATGATCGTCCACCTCTTCCAGCAGCGCGGCCAGAACGACGCCGCCGCGGCCGCCATCGAGAAGGCCCGCAAGCTCAAGCCGGACGAGGAGGAGCTGATCGACGTGCAGGCGATGGTGCTGCGCGAGCAGGGCAAGACGCCCGAGGCGATCGCGCTCATGGAACAACTCGTCGTCGCCCACCCCGACAACGACCGCTACCGCTTCACGCTCGGCGCGCTGTACGACGAGTCGAAGCAGCGCGACAAGGGCATCGAGCAGATGCGGCGCGCGATCGAGCTCAACCCCGACAACGCGCCGGCGCTCAACTACCTCGGCTACACGTACGCCGAACAGGGCATCAACCTCGACGAGGCCGAGTCGCTGATCCGCCGCGCCCTGGCGATCAGCCCGAACGACGGCTTCTACCTCGACAGCCTGGGCTGGGTCGCCTACCAGCGCGGCGACTACCCGAGCGCGATCCAGTACCTCGAACGCGCGGTCGTGCTGGCCGGCGACGACCCGACCATCTCCGAGCACCTCGGCGACGCCTACCTGAAGGCGGGTCGCGACGGCGACGCGCTGCGCATCTACCGCGACGCGCTCAGCCGCGCCACCGAGGCCGAGCAGACCCAGCGCCTGCGCGGCAAGATCGACGACCTGCAGCGGCCCCGCGAGGGAGCGTCCTGA
- a CDS encoding DUF4292 domain-containing protein encodes MQRAAIAVLATAVALAGCGVRPAPRPPSPTAPVDATAIVAADATRRAALRGLRAWARLSYQSPDASQRAKQLLVAERPDRLRLEIFSPFGAVFVLAAADGALTAYDRGARTVYRGAASADNLRRYTQMDLPVAGAVDLLLGTPPLDAAAPGVVSLDGGAIELWRGTADGGARVVWYAPSLLPLRYEERDRDGRVHLRAVYDGYAAVDGIDVATQLRLELPQSQQRIEIALSDIEVNPTLGNGVFALQTPDGSAVVELDRGVP; translated from the coding sequence ATGCAGCGCGCGGCCATCGCGGTCCTGGCGACCGCGGTGGCGCTGGCCGGCTGCGGCGTCCGCCCGGCGCCGCGACCGCCGTCGCCGACAGCGCCGGTGGACGCGACGGCGATCGTCGCCGCCGACGCGACGCGCCGCGCCGCGCTGCGCGGCCTGCGCGCCTGGGCGCGCCTGTCGTACCAATCGCCGGACGCGTCGCAGCGCGCCAAGCAACTCCTGGTCGCCGAGCGCCCGGATCGCCTGCGCCTCGAGATCTTCTCGCCCTTCGGGGCGGTGTTCGTGCTCGCCGCCGCCGACGGCGCGCTGACCGCCTACGACCGCGGCGCCCGCACCGTCTACCGCGGCGCCGCCAGCGCCGACAATCTGCGCCGCTACACGCAGATGGATCTGCCGGTCGCCGGCGCCGTCGATCTCCTGCTCGGAACGCCGCCGCTCGACGCCGCCGCCCCGGGCGTCGTGTCGCTCGACGGCGGCGCCATCGAGCTCTGGCGCGGCACCGCCGACGGCGGAGCGCGCGTCGTCTGGTACGCGCCGTCGCTCCTGCCGCTGCGCTACGAGGAGCGGGATCGCGACGGCCGCGTCCACCTGCGCGCCGTCTACGACGGCTACGCCGCGGTGGACGGCATCGACGTCGCCACCCAACTGCGCCTCGAGCTGCCGCAGAGCCAGCAGCGGATCGAGATCGCGCTCAGCGACATCGAGGTGAATCCGACGCTCGGCAACGGCGTGTTCGCGCTGCAGACGCCCGACGGCAGCGCGGTCGTCGAGCTCGACCGGGGAGTCCCGTGA
- a CDS encoding ABC transporter substrate-binding protein: protein MRRRLGPALLISLVALANCSDPAAVDPPAAADPPAATTAAAAHPQHLVTATIADPQTFNPIVASDAASRAAIADVFDTLVRFDPRSGEIEPALAERWSLDEGGRALTMWLRGDVRWHDGEPLTARDVIFTFDAIRNPAVPNPLDAALTVGGKRIEARALDDHRVRFSVERPFAPLLSALAVPIVPEHVLGPALRDGSFAQQWRTHDTARTVVGSGPYRLERYEPGRLIHLVRNDAYWRRDEQGAPLPYLAEQTIRLVTDQATATRTFLAGEIDLHTPAADEVRALLAAQGAGQFAVHELGVDPGMLFVAFNRNPAHYRQNGAVDPRLTWFTDPLFLRALAHAVNKRAMIDEALDGFGMPAVSFISPANPRYANPDLVDYAYDLARASALLDEGGYIDRDGDGVREDRAGHPIELTLTTNTGNRVREQIAAILRRDWHDGLRLDVHVETHELDDVLERLRATFDWDAMLMGFTGSPEPNDAASLLRSSGALHVWFPNQPQPATDWEAEIDRLVDAGARSLDPEQRRQAYWRIQEILVERLPIIQTVRPLRYSASTNALENYEPTVWGVYRPERIRFIE from the coding sequence GTGAGGCGCCGCCTCGGCCCGGCGCTGCTGATCTCCCTCGTCGCCCTCGCCAACTGCTCCGACCCCGCCGCCGTCGACCCGCCCGCCGCCGCCGATCCGCCCGCGGCGACGACCGCGGCCGCCGCGCACCCGCAGCATCTGGTCACCGCCACCATCGCCGATCCGCAGACGTTCAACCCGATCGTCGCCAGCGACGCGGCCTCGCGTGCCGCGATCGCCGACGTCTTCGACACCCTGGTCCGCTTCGATCCGCGCAGCGGCGAGATCGAGCCGGCGCTCGCCGAGCGCTGGAGCCTCGACGAAGGCGGCCGGGCGCTGACCATGTGGCTGCGCGGCGACGTCCGCTGGCACGACGGCGAGCCGCTGACCGCGCGCGACGTGATTTTCACCTTCGACGCCATTCGCAACCCGGCGGTGCCGAACCCGCTCGACGCCGCGCTCACCGTCGGCGGCAAGCGAATCGAGGCGCGGGCGCTCGACGACCACCGCGTGCGCTTCTCCGTCGAGCGGCCGTTCGCTCCGCTGCTCAGCGCGCTCGCGGTGCCGATCGTGCCCGAGCACGTGCTCGGCCCGGCCCTGCGCGACGGCAGCTTCGCGCAGCAGTGGCGGACCCATGACACCGCGCGCACCGTGGTCGGCAGCGGCCCCTACCGGCTCGAGCGCTACGAACCCGGGCGCCTGATCCATCTCGTCCGCAACGACGCCTACTGGCGACGCGACGAACAGGGCGCGCCGCTGCCCTATCTCGCCGAGCAGACCATCCGCCTCGTCACCGACCAGGCGACCGCCACCCGCACCTTCCTCGCCGGCGAGATCGATCTGCACACGCCGGCGGCCGACGAGGTGCGGGCGCTGCTGGCGGCGCAGGGGGCCGGCCAGTTCGCGGTCCACGAGCTCGGCGTCGACCCCGGCATGCTGTTCGTCGCCTTCAACCGCAATCCCGCCCACTACCGGCAGAACGGCGCCGTCGATCCGCGCCTGACCTGGTTCACCGACCCGCTGTTCCTGCGCGCCCTGGCGCACGCGGTGAACAAACGGGCGATGATCGACGAGGCGCTCGACGGCTTCGGCATGCCGGCGGTGTCGTTCATCTCGCCGGCGAACCCCCGCTACGCCAATCCCGACCTGGTCGACTACGCCTACGACCTCGCCCGCGCCTCCGCGCTGCTCGACGAGGGCGGCTACATCGACCGCGACGGCGATGGCGTGCGCGAGGACCGCGCCGGCCATCCGATCGAGCTCACCCTCACGACCAACACCGGCAACCGGGTCCGCGAGCAGATCGCCGCCATCCTGCGGCGCGACTGGCACGATGGCCTGCGGCTCGACGTCCACGTCGAGACCCACGAGCTCGACGACGTCCTCGAGCGCCTGCGCGCCACCTTCGACTGGGACGCCATGCTGATGGGGTTCACCGGCAGCCCGGAGCCGAACGACGCCGCCAGCCTGCTGCGCTCCAGCGGCGCGCTGCACGTGTGGTTCCCGAATCAGCCGCAGCCGGCCACCGACTGGGAGGCGGAGATCGACCGCCTGGTCGACGCCGGGGCGCGCAGCCTCGATCCCGAGCAGCGTCGCCAGGCCTACTGGCGCATCCAGGAGATCCTGGTGGAGCGCCTGCCGATCATCCAGACCGTCCGTCCGCTGCGCTACAGCGCCTCCACCAACGCGCTGGAGAACTACGAGCCGACCGTGTGGGGCGTCTACCGTCCGGAGCGCATCCGCTTCATCGAATGA